A genomic region of Raphanus sativus cultivar WK10039 chromosome 6, ASM80110v3, whole genome shotgun sequence contains the following coding sequences:
- the LOC108812318 gene encoding chlorophyll a-b binding protein 4, chloroplastic, with product MATVTTQASASIFRPCTSKPRFLTGSSGRLNRELSFKSIGSKTSSFKVEAKKGEWLPGLASPGYLNGSLAGDNGFDPLGLAEDPENLKWFIQAELVNGRWAMLGVAGMLLPEVFTKIGIINVPEWYDAGKEQYFASSSTLFVIEFILFHYVEIRRWQDIKNPGSVNQDPIFKQYSLPPNEVGYPGGIFNPLNFAPTLEAKEKELANGRLAMLAFLGFVIQHNVTGKGPFENLLQHLSDPWHNTIVQTFSG from the exons ATGGCCACTGTCACTACTCAAGCCTCGGCCTCGATATTCAGACCATGCACTTCCAAGCCAAGATTCCTCACCGGTTCTTCCGGTAGGTTGAACCGAGAATTGTCGTTTAAGTCAATCGGCTCAAAGACGTCCTCGTTCAAGGTTGAAGCTAAGAAAGGAGAATGGTTGCCCGGTTTGGCATCTCCTGGTTATCTCAACGGCAG TCTTGCCGGTGATAATGGGTTTGACCCATTGGGACTGGCAGAGGATCCAGAGAACTTGAAGTGGTTCATCCAGGCAGAGCTTGTCAACGGACGGTGGGCCATGCTCGGCGTCGCAGGGATGCTTTTGCCTGAAGTTTTCACCAAGATCG GAATCATCAACGTTCCTGAGTGGTATGATGCCGGGAAAGAGCAGTATTTTGCATCATCATCGACATTGTTCGTGATCGAGTTCATATTGTTTCATTACGTTGAGATCAGACGGTGGCAGGACATTAAGAACCCAGGGAGTGTGAACCAAGACCCTATCTTCAAGCAATACAGCTTGCCTCCAAATGAAGTTGGTTACCCCGGAGGAATCTTTAACCCTCTTAACTTCGCTCCTACGCTCGAGGCTAAGGAGAAAGAGCTTGCAAATG GGAGGTTGGCGATGTTGGCATTCTTAGGGTTCGTGATTCAACACAATGTGACTGGAAAGGGACCATTTGAGAACCTGTTGCAGCACTTGTCTGACCCATGGCACAACACTATTGTCCAAACCTTCAGCGGATGA